The Rhododendron vialii isolate Sample 1 chromosome 1a, ASM3025357v1 region CCTCAACCACCGAGGTAACAGGAGAAAACAACAATCCAAGATGATGATGTCCGATCTCACTTCCCCAACCTCGTCTTTCTCCTCCATGGAAGTAACCAACCAGCTCAAACAAGTCTTCAAATTCCTCGACGCAAACGGCGACGGGAAGATATCACCTCTGGAGGTAAGGGAAGTGCTCTTGAGATTGGGACAGGACAAGTTGGTGGCCGAAAAAGAGGCAGAACGAATGGTGATGGAAATGGACAGAGACGGGGACGGGCTTGTGGACATAGACGAGTTTATGGATGTTGTGAACCTTGACGACAAAGCCGGCGGTGGGGGCTTTGGCAAAGaatttggtggtggtggtggtgatgaacTAATGGATGCTTTTATGATATTCGATAGGGACAAGAATGGGTTTATATCGGCCAAGGAATTGCAGAGGGTTCTGGTTAGCCTTGGATGTGGTAATTGCAGCCTTAGAGAGTGTAGAGAAATGATAAGAGGGGTTGATAGGGATGGTAATGGGTTGGTGGATTTCGATGAGTTTCGATCGATGATGAGTATTGGTTTTCTCCTGTAGACGAGGATATCCAAAAATTGCTGagttttccttaattttcttgtttttgaggTCTTGATTGGAGATTTGGTGAAAATTGGAGAGGGGAGTAAGTAAATGTGGATGGTTCACTtgtaattttcttgtttttgaagGTCTTAGTTAACGCGTAAAGTATTTGGAAGTTTGTATAAATAAAATGGAAGAGGCAAAAATGGTAACGAGTTAAGCTCAGCATCCAATTTCGGCCAAGATATTGCAGAATGTAGTCAAAAGAGTTTactgatttgtttttgtttttgttcagtTCAATTGGTAAAGAGAGGGAATAATTTGAAAAGAAGTCGTGAAGAGAGCGGAGGTAAATATTTTACAAGCACAAATCTCTAGTTCGACTTGCACTAAGAGCAAAATCCTTTAAATTGTCCACTCCGCGAGAGAAAGCACTTGTGCAAAATAAATGTGCAAGGAAGCTCTGGTTCAAAGTTCTGACTTACTAAAAAGTGTATATGTGTACTTTGTTGGGTGCATATTAAGCTGAAAGTGTCAAAAGGCCCCAACTTGAAGTGATAGCAAATTGAGATGTCCAATAGGGTTGACAACGGTCCGGTTCAATTCGGTtagcaaaatcaaaaccaaaaccagaaCATATACCTATAACCAAAATCAgcgatttttattttatctaaacTTTATTTTATCTAAACCATGACCAAAATCACGGTTACTGGTTTGGTTCTTCACCAAAATCGGTGATCAATATTTTTAATAGAGTTAAAAGGCACAAAATATCCAATAACAAAGTATCTAAAAAGCCAACAAACTTAATACATCACAGGTTAAAAGACATTAAATCTTCActaattggcaaaaaaaaaaacttaaaatttcAACGAACTAATACACCATATCTATcaaattcaagtttttcaatTCTCAATCTTCATATTCATgaaattatgattaaaaaacaaaatatttatcAAACTCAAACAGAAAGCAAAGAGTtaaattactccatccgtctcacTTTACATATCTCCTGCGGGGATCTGTGAAAtttcaaatcccaaaaaaaacatatttctatatatttttatttttatttttattttcttacatcaaattaaagtattcaagaaaataaaaaataatgtatagaaatatatattttttgggtttgaaaatgcatGAATTTCCGTAAGAGACATTTAAAGTGGTACAAATGGGGTATATTATAGCAACACATAATGTGAAGACTCTAATAAATGTGTGGTGGCTTCGGTATTGTGGTGGCTTCAGTACCAAGCTAGGTGATGGTTCCAAATACCGTTAGCCGAGGTCCCGTGAGGGTCCGGCCCGTAGGTCAGTACAAACGAACTGTGATGTATTGGTTCGGTTAAGCGTTCGATAAAGATCCTCGAGCGCCAACCCCGGTAAACTGCCAGCAACACGCAATACAATTGCATAGACGATCACACGGAACTCATGCAAGGAGAGTTTGTTATGCCAGAGGGAATCAAAAGAAGATATGTGGCAAATGTGATCATTGTGGTCAGATCTGATCATATGCTCCGTAACCATTTCTGCTCCTGTCGTCATCTATGACGTcgcccgaggcggttacccagGTGTATACTCCACGCGCTAACTTGGAGGGCAAggaaacctaggtctataaatacaaagggatattggCCTTTTAGAGGTATGCTActctaccctaaccctagatctatattctCCCCTGAGAtctgacttgttgcaggtccagggACGGGAACGAACCAGCGGAAGGAGAACCCAAAACCCAGGCCAAGGTCCTGTCAAATCTgaacccccacaattggcgactctgctggggaactaGCCACCCTTTCAGTATCCACTTCCTCCTTTCGGCTCTGTTCAGCGTTCCtgaatcaaacatggttgagATCGACGATGCACATAACGGTGGTACCACCCatgggctcggttccctcgtggaccacagcctggcttctggcGGAGCAACCGCCCTAggaaagacccatgtatccatcggagttggcgccggagcgtcagtTCCAGACGCATGCCCATcttccgagctccactcctacatccgccatctcgagcgGAAAATCGACGACCTCACAATGGTGATGGAGCGCGatagacacgtccgagacgagttggtggagatcaaacacctcctccaaatctccccgtCTCATTCCTCTAGGAGTCGCAGCGGAAGGAAAGACCGTCACTCCCCCCCTCGCAGTCGCAAAGTCGGTCACCTGCTGGAGCACAGATcccgcccctcagtcaaggatcgtctcgagCCACCAAAAGCGGCGGACGCTCAAGCCACAAAAGACACATCGCATAGGGACCGTTCCCGCTCCCCTATGCAgcttcgaaggagaccatcggccttcGAGAGGCTCGGTgctgggagcgtctctgcctttTCCACCCACTCGGTCCGAGTGGCCaagacaggccgggaatctacccctagtcTCACAAAGGCGGCCAgaggagatgacggccttgtggAATTCCAGACTAggggataccgcgagcgcctgaagggcccccgagccagaagtcccatcatTTCGCACCTTGACGGCGCACACAGCAGGAGCCTGGTCActgagcgcctcgagccttccgctCGGGACAGCTACCGCCATCACCGCCAAGAACGCTCCCCCAGGAGATCGGTTAGTATTgctccaaagagaaaggaatatgaacgattggacaaacttgtccccaagaagcgtacagcgactgagcgtccagacggcctcGACCGTTcaatccgacctcatcgcgatgcgcgacttACACCACTCACGACCTCCCCCTTCACGAGAGAGATCGATtcggttacccccccccccaagggattcacccaacccaagtttgccaaatgcgatggcaagaccgaggcatacactcatttggttcagtacaagctcgtcatgtctctgtttcttcggaacgaaccctcggacgatgccttcttgtgcaaagtgtttcctgcaagcctcggcaacctgggcttcacctggttcaatcaactcccggcttgGTCAAtttcctcgttcgattccctctgcaatgccttcatggcccggttTGTAACTAGCaataagcacgagaaggagatcaaCTCCCTCTTGGCCCTCCGCAAGAAAAATGACGAAACGCTCCGGCAGTACACTGGACGTTACTGGGAACTATTCAATGAGATAAAGGGTTGCGATGGCATCATCTCAGCCCGAGGATTCAAactcggtctcacctcccaggacgagcaagtttATGatgacctcgctcgccataagccaaactctatgaaAGACCTTATGTCTCGTGTTAAgggttggtgtcagctcatcaAGTCCAAGGcggagagaggcatcgggaagcctacaagttTGAAGACATTAACCACCTCGGTCTCCACATCGGTTCCCGCACCTGTCCAAACAccaaagaaacaggtcaacaccatCAAGCAATCGCAgaggaggggaccgaagccaagcgatttcaacgccgagaaaaccgtcttcaccattcctatctaccagatcatcgatcaagtgaaggatcagccttttttctccttcccaaatcaaaagcttggaaccgaaaatgggaaaatcaagaatcacattgtccgatgcagttaccacaacgagcagggtcacttcaccacagcatgcaagacCTTCAAAGCCTACTTGGAGTAGCTTGTTGtgggtggccacctcggcaacttcatcgatcgaGAGAAGACAACGGCTTGGGCACAACGGACCGAAACCAACACCGAGGAAGAGGTCCAGAcaatccacgtcatacacggtcctcTAAACTCTGAGGCCGCTCGCATCATCCGGGACGAGCTGAATGAGGCCTCcccctccaagcaggtcatgctGGTCGGTCCCGAACCGAAACACCCCAGAATCGatgacggttccaaatggacgataacattcaccgagaaggatctcgaccgcatccagcttccccacaatgaCGCCCTCGtagtcacgctacgcatcggaacttttaacgtccgtcgcgtcctcgtggaccagggcagctcggccgaagtcatgtactactctctgttcaaggatctgaagattcccgacaccgacctccgtccctctGAAGTTCCTCTTATCAGCTTCAACGGAGCACCGGTCTGGCCCATCAGCATGATCACTCTTCTAGTCCATGCCGGCTCGGTGACCCTTGAAACAGAATTCATGGTAGTTGACGTCcctagcccttacaacgcaATTGTCGGACGCACCTGGCTGCATAAGCTTAAGgcgattgcctccacctatcaccaagtgATCCGTTTCATTGGTACTCatgggcaccaggaagacttgtacggagatcAAACTCCGGCAAAgaagtgctacgtcaacgccgtccgaagtaataaacagacctcccgggttaatctcattgaagtccccgaggccccagttttggaggacgtcggtagaCCCGCTGACGACAAGACCATAGAAGATgtggccaccatcccaataacCAAAGACGAttcccgcttcttccttgtcagttcctcacttagtgacactgatcggaatgagacgaTGGCTTTTCTCAACCGGAACGTCGAAGTGTTCgcttggaccccatatgagatgcccgggGTTGACCCCTCCTTCATTTGCCATGAACTCAACATCGACCAAGCCAAACGCCCGGTCGTACAAAAGGCACGACAGTCCTCTCCTCTTCATTCCGAGGCCgttattgaagaagtcaaccgactcctgaACGTAGGGGCAATTAGAGAAatccagtaccccaagtggctggccaacactgtcgtagtcaagaaaaagaatggcaaatggcgggtCTACGGTgattactcaaacctcaacgacgcctgcccaaaggacttttttccccttcctcgTATTGACCAGCTCGTCGATGCCACCTCTGGACACGAGCGACTCAACTTCTTAGATGCCTACCGGGGCTATcaccagatcgccatgagcgaaggcgatgtCGAGAACACGGCCTTCATCACCCCCCACGGCATCTTCGGGTACCTTGTTATGTCGTTCGGTTTAAAGAATGTCGGGGCCACTtttcagcgaatgataaccaagatatTCGAGTGGttactaggcgacactatgctggcttacatcgacgacatggtggtcaaaagctTGCGCGCTAGTAATCACCTAACTCACCTCGCCAAAGTCTTCGAGATACTCAAGAAACACAAACTCCGCcttcaatgccgagaaatgtgtCTTCGGTGttagctccggcaaatttcttggccacctcgtctcccgacgcAGTATCGAGGCCAACCCCTCCCAGATTCTCGCTATTGAtcaactctcggctccccacaacaagcgcgatgttcagcgtttGACTGGCATGGCCGCagccctgaatcggtttataagccgTTCTTCGGACAAATGCCAACCATTCTTCGCACTTTTAAAGGGCAGCCGACggagcttcaattggacagaagactgtgaccgagccctccaacgactaaaggagtatctttctaacgctccactcctcgtcaccccTTGGAaccaggaagacttgttcctctacctagctgtctctccgcacgctgtaagctcggtgctcgtctgccaggagggtcgggagcaccagccaatctattactccagcaaaacaatgactcccgccgagacgcgttaTCTACCATTAGAAAAGCTCATTCTTGCCCTCGTCTCAGCTTCCAGGAAGCTCGCTCCTTACTTCCAGTCACACCGCATCATCGTCCTTACCGAATACCCTCTCAAGTCTCTCCTCCGGAAGGCAGATCTCTCCAACTGAATCTCACAGTGGGCCGTTGAGCTTGCCAACtttgaaatccattttcagcctcggacagcaataaaagccCAGGTGCTCGCCGACTTCATCGACGAGCTTACGCCGCCCAATACACCCACTTCGGCTTCCACCCCGAACACCGAGGCAGtgctccaggccaaccctagcacagcctggcagctttttcacagagatgtttggaaaatgtacgtcgatggcgcctccaacagccgaggcgcaggtgcaggcATCGTACTcctctcaccctccggtgtcctgcacgaaagctcactatccatcaacttcccagcctctaacaaccaggccgaatatgaagcactaaTCTCAGAACttaagactgccgaagccattggcatcgaagaactCGTGGTTTACAGTGattcccaattggtggttaaccaactctccgaGGAAaatgaagctcgggatgatcgcatgcgtacctacctcagcgctgcagtccagctcattaaacgcttcaaagcaatcagagtcgagcacaTTTCCAGGGAATAAAACGCCCACACCGACGCCCTTccagggctcgcttcggcatgCTCATCTACAGGACACCGTTCCATCTCCTTCAATTTCATTGACAAACCCAATTTTGAGCTCGAAGTGCTAGATAAGgaggtactcaacatagagcttggcccgagctgAATGAACGAAATTGTCCTTTACCTGCAAGATGACTCCTTtcccactgacaaaaaggaggctcaccgactccgaaacaaggctgctctcttctggctcaatccaaacgggaagctctatcgaagatcatttaccgACCCATATCTactggttgcacacccacaccAAGTACAGGGCATCATTGAAGAGCTCCACTCCGGCGACAGCGGTTGCCACTCCGGCGGGCAGTCCCTCGCTCACCGAGCCATTTCCTAAagatattggtggccgacaatgaagaaggattccgAAGAGTTCGTCAAACACTGCAAGAAATGTCAAATGTTCGCCCCTATCATCCACCAGCCAGCCTAAGATCTTAGCCCTCTCACAAGCCCTTGGCCTttttcccaatggggcatggatatcgtcggTAAGCTCCCCGTTGCCCTAGGAGAATTTAAGTTCCTCCTAACCGCCACAGATTACTTCTCAaagtgggtcgaggccgaacccttggtaactattgaagaaacagacatcATTCGTTTCGTTTGGCGAAATATCATTTCGCGCTTCGGTGTCCCTTTCGCCATTATTACAGACAACGGACGGCAGTTTATCGGACAGAAATACCGAGCCCTATTAGACG contains the following coding sequences:
- the LOC131298441 gene encoding probable calcium-binding protein CML18, yielding MSDPFAICLIFIHKLRRKFIRKLNALRSNLNHRGNRRKQQSKMMMSDLTSPTSSFSSMEVTNQLKQVFKFLDANGDGKISPLEVREVLLRLGQDKLVAEKEAERMVMEMDRDGDGLVDIDEFMDVVNLDDKAGGGGFGKEFGGGGGDELMDAFMIFDRDKNGFISAKELQRVLVSLGCGNCSLRECREMIRGVDRDGNGLVDFDEFRSMMSIGFLL